A part of Candidatus Bathyarchaeota archaeon genomic DNA contains:
- a CDS encoding cupin domain-containing protein, translated as MHRSAKSLAFYTALVGSWEEERMAVVSWDSAETRPREGDPEGYTKLYVNESIGAKKLWIHLSVLGPHRKPHEAHRHDEEEVFFILEGEARFMVEDKELKAGPMTAVYIPPGKLHGLENVGDKPLKYLVIIAK; from the coding sequence TTGCATAGAAGTGCGAAATCTTTAGCTTTCTACACGGCTTTAGTAGGTTCGTGGGAGGAGGAGCGTATGGCTGTGGTTTCATGGGATAGCGCCGAGACCAGGCCTAGAGAAGGCGACCCGGAGGGTTATACGAAACTCTACGTCAACGAGTCTATAGGTGCGAAGAAGCTGTGGATCCACCTGTCGGTTTTAGGACCTCATAGAAAGCCTCATGAAGCCCATAGACACGACGAGGAGGAGGTTTTCTTCATACTCGAAGGTGAAGCCAGGTTTATGGTGGAAGATAAGGAGCTGAAGGCTGGGCCGATGACAGCCGTATACATACCACCCGGTAAACTCCACGGCTTGGAGAACGTAGGCGATAAGCCGCTGAAATACTTGGTCATCATAGCCAAGTGA